The Papaver somniferum cultivar HN1 unplaced genomic scaffold, ASM357369v1 unplaced-scaffold_107, whole genome shotgun sequence genome includes a region encoding these proteins:
- the LOC113328304 gene encoding cytochrome P450 89A2-like — translation MGWLLMIIITVLSLCAITLINLLLLRQTRKRLPPGPVSIPIITTLQWLRKPSADVEPTLRNLKAKYGPIITLSFGYQKIIFISNSSLTHQALIQNGAIFADRPPAPLTSKIVSSDQHVISEASGPLWRLLRKNLTVQILHPSKFKSFAPVRKRVLNIIKESIKKESNSGQNPVLVVDHLQFGMFCLLVFMCFGEKLDEEKIRQVESVQRNLLLGLSRLEILNFFPEFVSKIVFRKIWQDFDNLKMDHENVLIPLIRSRQELIKKTSSGNHHDDQKSCLGFCYVDSLLNLEIPDEEGGSRKLTEKEVVSLCREFLDAGTDTTTTALEWIMANLVKYQDIQSKLYDEIRKISDDDDDEIQEEDLKKLPYLKAVVLEGLRRHPPGHFVLNHAVTQDVGLDGYVVPKEAVVNFMVAEIGRDTKVWGEDSMVFKPERFLNDGSVNGELSDLTGNKEIKMIPFGTGRRICPASGLAMLILEYFVANLIKEFKWTPKAGDDIDLSEKQDFITMVMKNPLWAHVSPTEHE, via the coding sequence ATGGGTTGGTTATTGATGATCATAATCACAGTACTCTCTCTATGTGCAATAACTTtaatcaatcttcttcttcttcgccaaACTCGTAAAAGATTACCACCTGGTCCTGTTTCAATCCCAATCATCACAACTCTCCAATGGCTCAGAAAACCATCCGCAGATGTAGAACCAACTCTCAGAAATCTCAAAGCTAAATATGGACCAATAATAACTTTATCATTTGGTTATCAGAAAATAATTTTCATTTCCAACTCAAGTTTAACTCATCAAGCCTTAATTCAAAACGGAGCAATTTTTGCTGATCGTCCGCCAGCACCACTGACATCCAAGATTGTTTCAAGTGATCAACACGTTATTAGTGAAGCTTCTGGTCCTTTATGGAGATTACTTCGGAAAAATCTTACCGTTCAGATTCTTCATCCATCAAAATTCAAATCATTTGCACCGGTTCGAAAACGGGTTTTGAACATAATCAAGGAGAGTATTAAAAAAGAATCTAATTCAGGGCAAAACCCTGTTCTTGTTGTTGATCATCTTCAATTCGGTATGTTTTGTTTACTTGTTTTTATGTGCTTTGGGGAAAAACTTGATGAGGAGAAAATTAGACAAGTTGAATCCGTGCAGAGAAATCTCTTGTTAGGTTTAAGTCGGCTTGAGATTCTAAATTTCTTCCCTGAATTTGTGAGTAAAATAGTTTTCAGGAAAATATGGCAAGATTTTGATAATTTGAAAATGGATCATGAAAATGTACTAATTCCATTAATCCGATCAAGACAAGAACTGATCAAGAAAACTAGTAGTGGAAATCATCACGATGATCAGAAATCTTGCTTAGGGTTCTGTTATGTTGATTCTTTATTAAATCTTGAAATACCTGATGAAGAAGGTGGAAGCCGAAAACTTACTGAAAAAGAAGTAGTAAGTTTGTGTAGGGAGTTTCTAGATGCAGGTACTGATACTACAACAACAGCTTTAGAATGGATTATGGCAAATTTAGTGAAATACCAAGATATTCAATCCAAATTATATGATGAAATCAGAAAAatatctgatgatgatgatgatgagatacaagaagaagatttgaagaaactgCCATATTTGAAAGCTGTAGTTCTGGAGGGACTAAGAAGACATCCACCTGGCCATTTTGTTCTAAATCACGCAGTTACTCAAGATGTAGGGTTAGATGGATATGTTGTGCCAAAAGAAGCTGTAGTGAATTTCATGGTGGCAGAAATTGGTCGGGATACGAAAGTATGGGGTGAAGATTCAATGGTGTTTAAACCTGAGAGATTTTTAAATGATGGTAGTGTGAATGGAGAATTGTCAGATTTAACAGGTAATAAAGAGATTAAGATGATACCATTTGGAACTGGTAGAAGAATATGTCCTGCTTCTGGTTTAGCAATGCTGATTCTTGAGTATTTTGTTGCTAATCTCATCAAGGAATTCAAGTGGACGCCGAAGGCTGGAGATGATATAGATTTGTCGGAGAAACAAGATTTTATTACAATGGTCATGAAGAATCCACTGTGGGCTCATGTGTCTCCAACGGAACATGAATAG